A stretch of the Sphingobacterium thalpophilum genome encodes the following:
- the proB gene encoding glutamate 5-kinase: MKKPILVVKFGSASITTKEGEVDERIVLEIARQIASLQKKYNIVLVSSGAVAAGKRFLPSYTGTLSERKAAAAIGNPILINTYSTYFRPFKISLAQSLCERHHFSNRDQFLQLKNTYEELWRNNVIPIANENDVVSNKELKFSDNDELATLIAVGFGAEKLLFSTSVPGVLDTDNKIIDRIETIDREVLGLARKDKSAVGLGGMTSKLNFARLANQMGIAVVIFSMQTEDAIKKAVKHETGTLCMPESKKISSRKKWLASGSLIKGELMVDRGAEEALLKHKSLLAVGVTRVVEHFEKGEVLNIVNLDGVTIAVARAKMDSSLFAQSSKKNLEIAHANDIVLL; this comes from the coding sequence ATGAAAAAGCCAATTCTGGTTGTCAAATTTGGATCGGCTTCTATCACCACGAAAGAGGGAGAAGTTGACGAACGTATTGTTTTGGAGATTGCCAGGCAGATTGCTTCCTTACAGAAGAAATATAATATTGTTCTGGTATCTTCGGGTGCTGTTGCTGCAGGAAAGCGTTTTCTCCCGAGTTACACCGGAACTTTATCGGAGCGGAAAGCTGCGGCGGCCATTGGGAATCCGATTCTCATCAATACCTATTCGACTTATTTCAGGCCTTTTAAGATTTCGCTTGCGCAGAGCCTGTGTGAAAGGCATCATTTTTCTAACCGCGATCAGTTCCTGCAGCTTAAAAATACCTATGAAGAGCTGTGGCGAAATAACGTTATACCGATTGCGAATGAAAACGATGTGGTAAGCAACAAAGAACTGAAATTTTCGGACAACGACGAACTGGCAACATTGATAGCTGTAGGCTTTGGTGCGGAGAAACTGCTGTTCAGTACCTCTGTTCCGGGGGTACTGGATACCGATAATAAAATCATAGACCGGATCGAGACGATCGACCGGGAGGTCCTTGGGCTGGCCCGAAAGGACAAGTCTGCTGTCGGTCTCGGAGGAATGACATCGAAATTGAATTTTGCGCGGCTGGCCAATCAGATGGGGATTGCTGTTGTGATTTTTAGTATGCAGACTGAAGATGCCATAAAGAAAGCGGTCAAGCACGAGACCGGTACCCTGTGTATGCCGGAGAGCAAGAAGATTTCTTCCCGGAAGAAATGGCTTGCGAGCGGCAGTCTAATCAAGGGTGAGCTGATGGTAGACAGGGGGGCTGAGGAAGCACTTTTAAAGCATAAGAGTCTACTTGCCGTTGGGGTAACGCGGGTCGTCGAACATTTTGAAAAAGGGGAGGTGCTGAATATTGTCAATTTGGATGGAGTCACTATTGCGGTTGCACGGGCCAAGATGGATTCGTCCTTATTCGCACAGTCCAGTAAGAAGAATTTGGAAATTGCACATGCAAATGATATCGTATTGTTATGA
- the uvrB gene encoding excinuclease ABC subunit UvrB has product MKFELTSEYKPTGDQPEAIKELVAGVLEGEQYQTLLGVTGSGKTFTVANVIQETQKPTLILSHNKTLAAQLYGEFKQFFPKNSVNYFVSYYDYYQPEAFIASTNTYIEKDLAINEEIEKLRLATTSALMSGRRDIVVVSSVSCIYGMGNPEDFSRSIFRFGVGMTVSRNAFLHKLVEILYSRTTTEFKRGTFRVKGDTVDVFPAYLDNAIRISFFGDEIDELSEIDPVSGKTLNKMEDLALFPANLFVTPKEKFKESIWAIQDELLHRKAQLEEEGLMLEAKRLEERVNYDLEMMRELGYCSGIENYSRFFDGRKPGMRPFCLLDYFPEDYLLVIDESHVTLPQLRAMYGGDRSRKVSLVEHGFRLPAALDNRPLNFPEFESLTNQTIYVSATPGDYELQQTEGVVVEQVIRPTGLLDPVIEVRPAINQVDDFLEEVDKTVKDGGRVLATTLTKRMAEELTKYMAKLNLKVRYIHSEIKTLERVEILRGLRLGEFDILVGVNLLREGLDLPEVTLVAILDADKEGFLRSERSLIQTIGRAARNDRGRVIMYADKMTDSMRVTIDETNRRRDKQMKYNLEHGITPRTVGKTREEILEQTSVADFSAAEPKVYVEPDPAQAVAADPVMQYLSEKDLKKAIENVRKKMDKAAKEMDFLEAAKYRDEMFSLEKLYEERFS; this is encoded by the coding sequence ATGAAATTTGAATTGACATCAGAGTATAAACCTACAGGCGATCAGCCAGAAGCAATTAAAGAATTGGTCGCCGGGGTGCTAGAGGGCGAGCAGTATCAGACTCTTCTAGGCGTCACAGGATCTGGTAAAACATTTACCGTGGCCAACGTAATTCAGGAGACGCAGAAACCGACTTTGATACTGAGCCACAACAAGACACTGGCCGCACAGTTGTATGGGGAATTCAAACAGTTTTTTCCCAAAAACTCTGTCAATTATTTTGTTTCCTATTATGATTATTACCAACCGGAAGCTTTTATTGCCTCGACCAATACCTATATCGAAAAAGACCTGGCCATCAATGAGGAAATTGAAAAACTGCGCCTTGCAACGACCTCTGCTTTGATGTCCGGCCGCCGGGATATCGTGGTGGTTTCTTCGGTATCCTGTATCTATGGTATGGGAAATCCGGAGGATTTTTCGCGGTCGATTTTTCGTTTCGGTGTGGGGATGACTGTCAGCCGCAACGCCTTTTTGCACAAACTGGTTGAAATCCTGTACTCGCGGACGACGACAGAGTTCAAACGCGGTACCTTTCGTGTTAAAGGGGATACGGTAGATGTGTTTCCGGCGTATCTGGACAATGCGATCCGGATTTCTTTTTTTGGTGATGAAATTGACGAATTGAGCGAGATAGATCCCGTTTCTGGCAAAACATTGAATAAAATGGAGGATCTCGCACTTTTTCCTGCAAACCTGTTTGTGACGCCAAAGGAGAAATTCAAGGAATCCATATGGGCTATTCAGGATGAATTGCTGCATCGCAAAGCGCAGCTCGAAGAGGAAGGGCTGATGCTCGAAGCCAAACGTTTGGAGGAGCGGGTCAACTATGATCTGGAAATGATGCGCGAATTGGGGTATTGTTCAGGTATAGAGAATTATTCCCGTTTTTTCGATGGCAGAAAACCCGGCATGCGTCCATTCTGCTTGCTGGATTATTTTCCGGAAGATTATCTCCTGGTCATTGACGAGAGCCATGTGACCCTGCCACAGCTGCGGGCCATGTACGGTGGTGACCGCTCGCGCAAAGTATCCTTGGTGGAGCATGGTTTCCGCTTGCCAGCTGCACTGGACAATAGACCACTGAACTTTCCTGAGTTTGAGTCTTTGACGAATCAGACTATCTATGTGTCAGCGACTCCGGGGGATTACGAACTGCAACAGACAGAGGGGGTTGTTGTGGAACAGGTTATTCGACCGACTGGGCTACTGGATCCGGTCATAGAGGTTCGTCCGGCAATCAATCAGGTGGACGATTTCCTGGAAGAAGTGGATAAAACCGTAAAAGATGGAGGGCGTGTCCTGGCAACGACGCTAACGAAGCGTATGGCGGAAGAACTCACAAAATATATGGCCAAGCTCAATTTAAAGGTGCGCTATATACACTCGGAAATCAAGACATTGGAGCGTGTGGAGATTTTGCGGGGACTGCGTCTCGGTGAGTTTGACATATTGGTTGGGGTGAATTTGCTGCGGGAGGGCCTCGATTTGCCCGAAGTGACCTTGGTGGCTATCCTCGATGCCGATAAAGAAGGATTTTTGCGGTCAGAACGTTCGCTTATACAGACCATTGGACGTGCCGCAAGGAATGACCGTGGGCGGGTCATCATGTATGCGGATAAGATGACGGATAGTATGCGCGTAACGATAGATGAAACAAACCGCCGAAGAGATAAACAGATGAAATACAATCTGGAGCACGGGATTACACCGAGAACGGTAGGTAAGACCAGGGAAGAGATCCTGGAGCAGACTTCAGTTGCGGATTTCTCTGCTGCTGAACCAAAAGTGTATGTTGAACCTGATCCGGCGCAGGCCGTAGCCGCCGATCCGGTGATGCAGTACCTCAGTGAAAAGGATCTGAAGAAAGCGATTGAAAATGTCCGTAAGAAGATGGACAAAGCAGCTAAAGAGATGGACTTTTTGGAAGCAGCCAAATATCGGGACGAAATGTTTTCATTGGAAAAGCTTTACGAAGAGCGTTTTTCCTAA
- the upp gene encoding uracil phosphoribosyltransferase — protein MVTILSTQNSIANHFIAELRDVTIQRDRMRFRRNLERLGEVFAYEISKTMAFRPVEVETPLGVAKTHLLMEQPVLATILRAGLPFHQGLLNVFDHADNTFIAAYRHTKKSGEFEIHKEYVNTPNLDNRTVIMVDPMLATGKSLVLCCKELLAEYDIKELHIVAAIASEEGLNHVKAFIPTAHIWVGDVDHELTTKAYIVPGLGDAGDLAYGEKHH, from the coding sequence ATGGTCACTATTCTATCTACCCAAAACAGCATTGCAAATCATTTTATTGCGGAACTGAGAGATGTCACTATTCAGCGGGACAGGATGCGCTTTCGCAGGAATCTGGAACGGCTAGGAGAAGTTTTTGCCTACGAGATCAGCAAAACCATGGCCTTCAGACCTGTGGAAGTAGAAACCCCTCTGGGAGTCGCCAAAACGCATTTGCTGATGGAGCAACCGGTGCTCGCAACCATATTGAGAGCGGGGCTCCCCTTTCACCAGGGATTACTCAATGTGTTTGATCATGCGGACAATACTTTCATAGCAGCCTATAGACATACAAAAAAGAGTGGCGAGTTTGAGATTCATAAGGAATATGTCAACACTCCTAATTTAGATAACCGGACGGTTATTATGGTGGACCCCATGCTTGCTACCGGCAAGAGTCTTGTCCTTTGTTGCAAAGAACTCCTTGCGGAGTACGATATCAAGGAACTGCATATCGTTGCCGCTATCGCTTCTGAAGAAGGATTAAACCATGTTAAAGCCTTTATCCCGACCGCCCATATCTGGGTTGGCGATGTAGACCACGAATTGACTACAAAAGCGTACATTGTCCCCGGACTAGGCGATGCCGGAGACCTTGCCTATGGTGAAAAACACCATTGA
- a CDS encoding ribonuclease H-like YkuK family protein: MRWQKYNGESIRSTIYDAVEEVIKREDALGNKLKVYIGTDSQVKRGIIDFATVIVFLREHKGGFMFIQRDKRHHRMSIKERMLLEVQKSIDIAYQLCPLLEKHKVDLEVHADINTNPNFQSNVALKEAMGYIMGMGFVFKAKPESFASTNCANKQVQ, from the coding sequence ATGAGATGGCAAAAATACAATGGCGAATCCATTCGCTCCACAATTTACGATGCTGTTGAAGAAGTCATCAAACGGGAAGATGCCCTCGGCAATAAACTCAAGGTTTATATCGGCACCGACTCCCAGGTCAAGAGAGGAATTATCGACTTCGCTACCGTCATCGTCTTTCTCAGGGAACATAAAGGTGGATTTATGTTCATCCAACGGGACAAAAGGCACCACCGGATGAGCATCAAAGAAAGGATGTTGCTCGAAGTCCAGAAATCCATCGACATTGCCTACCAACTCTGCCCCCTCCTCGAAAAACACAAAGTAGACCTCGAAGTCCACGCCGACATTAACACCAATCCAAATTTTCAGTCAAATGTTGCTCTCAAAGAAGCTATGGGTTATATCATGGGCATGGGCTTTGTCTTTAAAGCCAAACCCGAATCATTTGCCAGCACCAACTGTGCGAATAAGCAGGTTCAGTAG
- the pnuC gene encoding nicotinamide riboside transporter PnuC, with amino-acid sequence MQDFFQQIASQFAQTTWLEWLGTLTGFLCVYLAARQHIWNWPISIISVSSYAILFYGTRLYGDAVLQFYFLCTAVYGWYYWLKRKEEKKKPIVKASKLELLLSILAVLLLTGILGYFLDSQTNSDVPYIDAFCTAMSFVAQFLMTRKVLQNWLLWVFVDICYIPLYIHKELMLTAVLYFVFTIIAWNGYRDWRKTYQNFA; translated from the coding sequence ATGCAGGATTTCTTTCAGCAAATTGCCAGTCAGTTTGCTCAGACTACTTGGCTCGAATGGCTGGGCACCCTTACGGGCTTCCTATGTGTTTACCTGGCTGCCAGACAGCATATCTGGAACTGGCCAATAAGTATTATTAGCGTCAGCTCCTACGCTATTCTGTTTTATGGTACCAGATTATACGGGGATGCCGTACTCCAGTTTTATTTTCTGTGTACCGCTGTCTATGGCTGGTACTACTGGTTAAAACGAAAAGAGGAAAAAAAGAAACCCATTGTCAAAGCCAGCAAGCTGGAACTACTCCTGAGTATTTTGGCGGTCCTGTTGTTAACTGGTATACTCGGATACTTTTTGGACAGCCAGACAAATTCTGACGTGCCTTATATTGATGCATTCTGTACGGCAATGAGCTTTGTAGCCCAATTTCTCATGACTCGCAAAGTCTTGCAAAACTGGCTGCTGTGGGTGTTTGTAGACATCTGCTATATCCCTTTATACATACACAAAGAACTTATGTTAACAGCAGTTCTGTACTTTGTGTTCACCATTATCGCCTGGAACGGATATCGCGACTGGCGCAAAACCTATCAAAATTTTGCGTAA